A window of the Azospirillum formosense genome harbors these coding sequences:
- a CDS encoding SIMPL domain-containing protein (The SIMPL domain is named for its presence in mouse protein SIMPL (signalling molecule that associates with mouse pelle-like kinase). Bacterial member BP26, from Brucella, was shown to assemble into a channel-like structure, while YggE from E. coli has been associated with resistance to oxidative stress.), with protein sequence MIGNRTALAAAVFLAIGIAVAGWSAGREVAQVRLADRFVTVKGSAEREVKANLALWPVRFVATGDDLSAVQAKTAADEKAVLAFLERYGLGPDAVVSRSLDLVDLLAQAYRQGPADQRYILTRTLMIRSPDVERVDRASQNLAELLDQGVTLGGEPGMGSGPNYLFTRLNDVKTEMIAEATAKAREAATQFATDSGATLGGIRRANQGLFQILARDEAPGIMESRQIDKIVRVVSTLDWELVD encoded by the coding sequence ATGATCGGAAACCGGACGGCGCTGGCCGCGGCGGTGTTTCTCGCCATCGGGATCGCGGTGGCGGGCTGGTCGGCGGGGCGGGAGGTCGCGCAGGTTCGGCTGGCCGACCGCTTCGTGACCGTGAAGGGCTCCGCCGAACGCGAGGTCAAGGCGAACCTCGCCCTCTGGCCGGTGCGGTTCGTCGCCACCGGAGACGATCTCTCCGCCGTGCAGGCAAAGACGGCGGCCGACGAGAAGGCCGTGCTGGCCTTTCTGGAACGCTACGGGCTGGGCCCCGACGCGGTCGTCTCGCGCTCGCTCGATCTCGTGGATCTGCTCGCCCAGGCCTACCGCCAGGGGCCGGCGGACCAGCGCTACATCCTCACCCGCACCCTGATGATCCGCAGCCCCGACGTGGAGCGGGTCGACCGCGCCAGCCAGAATCTGGCGGAACTGCTCGACCAGGGCGTCACCCTGGGCGGGGAGCCGGGCATGGGCTCCGGCCCCAACTACCTGTTTACGCGGCTGAACGACGTGAAGACCGAGATGATCGCCGAGGCGACCGCCAAGGCGCGCGAGGCGGCGACCCAGTTCGCCACCGACAGCGGCGCGACGCTGGGCGGCATCCGCCGGGCCAACCAGGGCCTGTTCCAGATTCTCGCCCGCGACGAAGCCCCCGGAATCATGGAAAGCCGGCAGATCGACAAGATCGTCCGCGTCGTCTCCACGCTCGACTGGGAACTCGTGGACTGA
- a CDS encoding TOBE domain-containing protein, with amino-acid sequence MSVQPQVSFAGPHASPIGAERIRLLEAVGREGSISGAARSVGVTYKAAWDAIDAMNNLFGRPLVEAQAGGKRGGGTALTPDGVRLVATFHRLQSEMVRAFQVLEPELNGTGLSAASLMWGFFMRTSARNALRGTVTAITDGAVNAEVTLAVSDRTSIVAIITRDSVRDLGLFPGRTATALIKAPFVILAPADEAKRTSMRNRVEGVVARREDGAVNSEVTLDIGGGKTLTAIITLRSADDIGLKPGDPACALIDASHIILAVD; translated from the coding sequence ATGTCCGTCCAACCGCAGGTGTCGTTCGCCGGGCCGCACGCGTCGCCGATCGGCGCCGAGCGCATCCGCCTGCTGGAGGCGGTCGGGCGCGAGGGCAGCATCTCCGGCGCGGCGCGGTCGGTCGGCGTCACCTACAAGGCGGCCTGGGACGCCATCGACGCCATGAACAACCTGTTCGGCCGCCCGCTGGTCGAGGCGCAGGCCGGGGGAAAGCGCGGTGGCGGAACCGCCCTGACGCCGGACGGCGTGCGGCTGGTCGCCACCTTCCACCGTCTGCAGAGCGAGATGGTCCGCGCCTTCCAGGTGCTGGAACCGGAACTGAACGGCACCGGCCTGTCGGCGGCCAGCCTGATGTGGGGATTCTTCATGCGCACCAGTGCCCGCAACGCCCTTCGCGGCACCGTCACCGCCATCACCGACGGGGCGGTGAACGCCGAAGTCACCCTGGCCGTGTCGGACCGGACCTCGATCGTCGCGATCATCACCCGCGACAGCGTGCGCGACCTGGGCCTGTTCCCGGGGCGCACGGCGACGGCGCTGATCAAGGCGCCCTTCGTGATCCTCGCCCCGGCGGACGAGGCGAAGCGCACCTCGATGCGCAACCGCGTGGAAGGCGTGGTGGCGCGCCGCGAGGACGGCGCCGTCAACAGCGAGGTCACCCTGGACATCGGCGGCGGCAAGACGCTGACCGCCATCATCACGCTGCGCAGCGCCGACGACATCGGCCTGAAGCCCGGCGACCCGGCCTGCGCGCTGATCGACGCATCGCACATCATTCTCGCGGTGGATTGA